In Flavobacterium hankyongi, the genomic window TAAAATATGAACAAGTAACTCACTTGATTTTTGGTTAAAATTGAAAAATACTTCAGAAAGATTTTAATCAAGATTTATACAATCAAACACTTTAATAACTTGTTCAATTTTTAGTAATGTTTATTGAATTTTAATTTGCTATATCATTGCAAATGAGTATATTTACAACTCACAAATGAAATGAATTATTTACGATTAAAAAGGGGGTAAAATCGGTTACCCAAATAAAAATTCAATTGTAAAAAGCTGTAATACAATACGTTGAAATAGGTAGTCAAATCCCTCTTTCTCCGCTGAAAGGTTAACAAACCTCAACAAAACGCTGTAAAACTTATGTTTTACGGCGTTTTTTCATTAGTGGCTATACCAAAAAGTTCATAAAATGGTATTCTGTCAGTGACCTATTTAGTGACCTATTTTTAACAAACCAAATAGGTCACTAAATTAAGCTGAAACACTTGTATGATAAGGTGTTCACGTTTTAAACATCTTGTTTCAAGTGATTTTTAAGGATAATTTTATAAACCTAAAGTCACCACATTATGAACAAAACATTCAATTTGCTTTTCTTTATCAAGAAAAACAAAATCAAAGCCGATGGCACTGCTCCAATCTACTTAAGAATTACTATTGATGGAGTACCCAAAGAAATTTCAGCGAAAAGAAATATTCAACTAGATAGATGGGATAACAAACTTCAAAAAGTTATTGGTTCTAGCACTGAGGTTAAAACATTAAATGCTTATCTAAAAACTTTAGAACAGCAAGTTTACGAAGCGCATCATCAAGTGTTGAAAGATAAAGAGCAAGCGACTTCATCAATATTGAAAGCTAAACTACAAGGAACAGATAAAAGGCAAAGAATGCTCGTTCCTATCTTCCAAGACCACAACAACAAAATAAAAGAATTGGTTGGAAAAGAATACGCTCCAGGAACATTAGAACGCTACACTACTTCTTTGAAACATACTATTGAATTCATGAAATGGAAATATAATGTTTCCGATATCGATATTACAAAGATTGATCATGCCTTTATTTCTGATTACGAATTTTGGTTACGAAGCGTTAGAAACTGTGCTAATAATACAGCGGTGAAATACATCAAGAATTTCAATAAAATTATCAAGATATGTTTGGCCAATGATTGGCTCGATAAAAACCCTTTTGCAAACTACAAATCAAAAATCAAAGAAGTAGAACGTGTGTACCTCAACGAAGAAGAGATTCAAGCTATAATTGAAAAAGACTTCAAAACCGAAAGGCTATCATTAGTTCGTGATATTTTTCTTTTCAGCTGCTTTACTGGTTTGGCATACATCGATGTCAAGAACTTAACGAAGTCGCATATAAGCTACGGTATTGATGGAGAGAAGTGGATATTCACCCACAGACAAAAAACCGAATCAGCTTCAAAAATTCCAATCCTTCCAGTTACTCAAATGATAATTGATAAATACGAAAGTCATCCGCAATGTATTAATGAAGATAAGCTGCTTCCCATTCTATCCAACCAAAAAATGAATGCTTATCTAAAAGAAATTGCTGGAGTTTGTGAAATTGAAAAAGAACTAACCTTCCATATTGCTCGACACACTTTTGCAACCACCGTAACACTTACTAATGGTGTTCCAATTGAAAGTGTGAGCAAAATGTTAGGTCATAAAAATTTGAGAACCACTCAACATTATGCTAAGGTTTTGGATAGAAAAGTGAGTGAGGATATGCAGATTTTAAGGGAGAAATTTATCAATTTAAATACTGTAAACTCATTACATTCAAATAAAAAAGTAAAATAATTTATAAAAATGAACGTTGTTCAAAAAAAATACATATATTTGCAAAGAAAATAATACTTATGAGCGTAGCAGATAGAAAAGCAAGAGAAAAAGAAGCATTGAGAGCACTCATTCTAAAAGGAGCAAAAAAGCTTTTTTTGGAAAAAGGAATTGAACAGACAACTATAAGAAACATAGCAGACGAAATTGACTATAGTGTTGGTACTGTCTATGTTTACTTTAAAGATAAGAACGCTATTTTACATGATTTGCATTCTATTGGGTTTCAGGAATTGGGTAGTTATTTTAAAGACTTATTCAAAATAGAAGATCCTATGGAACGTCTTCAAAAAATGGGATTCATTTATATCAAATTTGCACTCGAAAATCAAGAAATGTATGATTTGATGTTTAATGTTAAAGCACCTATGGAATTTTTGGAAAGCTCCAATAATGAAGATTGGAACGAAGGAGTAGTAACGTTTGGACATGTTAAAAAAACAATTGAGGAATGCATCGATAAAGGACATTTTAAAGGTCACAATATGGAACCGCTTTCGTTTATGATTTGGAGTTTAGTCCACGGTATGTGTTGCCTCGAAATTCGTCAAAGAACTAAAGGTGTAAAATTCACAAATCCAGATACTATCCTATATGATGGTTACAATGAGTATTTAAAAATAATAGATAAATTATAATTTTTTTTGTTCAAAAAAATGAACAACGTTCAATTAAAAAACAATGTAATGATGATAAAAAAAGCACTAGTTCTAATAGCAATTTTACTTGAGTATCAAGGATATTCGCAAAGTAAGCTGGACGGCTACATCGAAGCCGGACTAAAAAACAACGAAGTTATCAAACAGCATAACTTCGATATTAACAAAAGTATGTGGGCTTTAAAAGAAGCACGTTCCTTATTCTACCCTAACGTTTCTTTAAATGGAACTTACACAAAGGCAGAAGGTGGAAGAACCATTGATATCCCTATTGGAGATATGCTAAATCCGGTATATAGCACCTTGAATCAAATTACAAATTCTAATGCGTTTCCAACTTTAGAAAATCAGTCAGTACTTATTAATCCGGATAATTTCTATGATGCAAAAATTCATACTACAATGCCTTTATTGAATTTTGAAATTATCTATAACAAAAGGATTAAAGCCCAACAAACAACTTTACAAAAAATAGAGTTGGAAATCTACCAAAGAGAATTGGTCAAGGATATAAAAATTGCCTATTACAAGTATTTGCAATCCCTGGTAGGAATAAAAATTTATGAAGATGCTTTGGCATTGGTTACCGAAAATCAAAGGGTAAACCATTCCTTATTTAAAAATGATAAAATAAACCGTACTGCTGTCTTACGAAGTGATAATGAAGTAGTACGTATTGCAGCCAATTTAGAAACTGCAAAACAAGTAAGTGATAATGCCAGAGCCTATTTTAATTTCCTGCTCAATCAAAAACTCGATACACAAATCATGGTTGATGAAATCAATGAAAACGTTCCTAGTGCATTAGTCGAAGGAAATACTGAGAACAGAGAAGAATTAAAGAAATTAGACCAAGTAAAAGAATTAAACGAGAACATTAATAAACTCACAAAATCACACTGGTTTCCAACATTAAGCGGTTTTGCCGATTTTGGAATACAGGATTTTGATTTTGAAATGAACAAAGATTCACGCTATTATTTTGCGGGTTTAGGTTTAGAATGGAATATTTTTTCAGGAAATAAAAACAAATACAAGCTAAAACAAGTTGAAGAGGACAATAAAAAAATCAGTTCACAGATTGACAATGTAAGGCAACAATTATTACTTCAGTTTCAAGTTACACAAAACAATTTGAGATCAGCTTTGGAACAATTCAATGCCAATAAAAATCAAAAAGAGTCTGCCAAAAAATATAATGACGATATAACCAAATTATATAAAGAAGGCCAGGCCATCTATATTGAACTTCTGGATGCTCAAAATCAATGGGTAAATGCCCAACTCAATACTAATATAGCACTTTATAATTCGTGGATTGCCTATGCAGAATTAGAAAGAGCCAATGCAACTTTTACCTTAAACCAATAAAAATTAAGATCATGAACAAATCAATAATCATTTCCCTATTCGTATTACCTCTCTTCTTCGCTTGCAAAGAAGAAAAAAAGGAAAACAATCCATTTGAAACTGCGGATATTATTCCAATTAAAACAGCAACAGTTGAATCATTAGCATTTACCAACAATATAAGTGCTTCGGGTTTAGTAACCACAGAAAACCAAGCTAATTACGGTTTTAAAATTGGTGGTGTGGTAAGTCGCATTTATGTAGAAGAAGGTCAGTTTTTCAAAAAAGGACAACTTTTAGCCACATTAGATCAAACCGAAATCAACGCAGGTTTAAATCAAGCCGATTTAAATTTAAAGAAGTTTGAAAGAGATTATGAACGTGCTAATAATCTATACAAAGACAATGTCTATACGTTGGAACAACTTCAAAATACAAAAACAGGTCTTGACATTGCCCAAAAGCAAAAAGATGCAGTAGCTTTTAATTCTCGTCATGCTAAAATATATGCAACTGCTGATGGTTTTGTCGCTAACAAATTAGCAAATGAAGGTGAAGTTGTTGGTCCTGGGTCTCCAATTTTAGCTATAAACGAAACGTCAAACAACAACAATTACCTGTTGAAAGTAGGCTTGACTGATAAAGAATGGGCTTCAGTAAAAATAAATCAAAAAGCCTCTGTAACCCTTGACGGATTTCCTGATGAAAAATTTGAAGCTACCGTTTTTAGAAAGTCGCAAGCGGCAGATGTTGCTCTTGGGTCTTTTCAAATAGAACTAAAACTCAATATGAAAGACCAAAAACCTGCTGTGGGGATGTTTGGAAAAGCAGAAATACAAACCGATAAAGCCGAAGATTATATGGCCATCCCTTATAATGCACTTATTGAAGCGGACGGCAACAAAGCCTTTGTATTCGTCGTGGAAAATAACAAAGTGAAACGTCAACCTATCACCATCAACAAATTTGACAATGATAAGGTGTTTGTAAATGACGGTCTTCAAAAAACAGACCGGATAGTCATTTCCAACAGCGCCTACCTCAATGAACAATCAACGATAAAGATCAT contains:
- a CDS encoding efflux RND transporter periplasmic adaptor subunit, which translates into the protein MNKSIIISLFVLPLFFACKEEKKENNPFETADIIPIKTATVESLAFTNNISASGLVTTENQANYGFKIGGVVSRIYVEEGQFFKKGQLLATLDQTEINAGLNQADLNLKKFERDYERANNLYKDNVYTLEQLQNTKTGLDIAQKQKDAVAFNSRHAKIYATADGFVANKLANEGEVVGPGSPILAINETSNNNNYLLKVGLTDKEWASVKINQKASVTLDGFPDEKFEATVFRKSQAADVALGSFQIELKLNMKDQKPAVGMFGKAEIQTDKAEDYMAIPYNALIEADGNKAFVFVVENNKVKRQPITINKFDNDKVFVNDGLQKTDRIVISNSAYLNEQSTIKIIK
- a CDS encoding TetR/AcrR family transcriptional regulator; this encodes MSVADRKAREKEALRALILKGAKKLFLEKGIEQTTIRNIADEIDYSVGTVYVYFKDKNAILHDLHSIGFQELGSYFKDLFKIEDPMERLQKMGFIYIKFALENQEMYDLMFNVKAPMEFLESSNNEDWNEGVVTFGHVKKTIEECIDKGHFKGHNMEPLSFMIWSLVHGMCCLEIRQRTKGVKFTNPDTILYDGYNEYLKIIDKL
- a CDS encoding TolC family protein, which translates into the protein MNNVQLKNNVMMIKKALVLIAILLEYQGYSQSKLDGYIEAGLKNNEVIKQHNFDINKSMWALKEARSLFYPNVSLNGTYTKAEGGRTIDIPIGDMLNPVYSTLNQITNSNAFPTLENQSVLINPDNFYDAKIHTTMPLLNFEIIYNKRIKAQQTTLQKIELEIYQRELVKDIKIAYYKYLQSLVGIKIYEDALALVTENQRVNHSLFKNDKINRTAVLRSDNEVVRIAANLETAKQVSDNARAYFNFLLNQKLDTQIMVDEINENVPSALVEGNTENREELKKLDQVKELNENINKLTKSHWFPTLSGFADFGIQDFDFEMNKDSRYYFAGLGLEWNIFSGNKNKYKLKQVEEDNKKISSQIDNVRQQLLLQFQVTQNNLRSALEQFNANKNQKESAKKYNDDITKLYKEGQAIYIELLDAQNQWVNAQLNTNIALYNSWIAYAELERANATFTLNQ
- a CDS encoding site-specific integrase, whose translation is MNKTFNLLFFIKKNKIKADGTAPIYLRITIDGVPKEISAKRNIQLDRWDNKLQKVIGSSTEVKTLNAYLKTLEQQVYEAHHQVLKDKEQATSSILKAKLQGTDKRQRMLVPIFQDHNNKIKELVGKEYAPGTLERYTTSLKHTIEFMKWKYNVSDIDITKIDHAFISDYEFWLRSVRNCANNTAVKYIKNFNKIIKICLANDWLDKNPFANYKSKIKEVERVYLNEEEIQAIIEKDFKTERLSLVRDIFLFSCFTGLAYIDVKNLTKSHISYGIDGEKWIFTHRQKTESASKIPILPVTQMIIDKYESHPQCINEDKLLPILSNQKMNAYLKEIAGVCEIEKELTFHIARHTFATTVTLTNGVPIESVSKMLGHKNLRTTQHYAKVLDRKVSEDMQILREKFINLNTVNSLHSNKKVK